From the Shewanella amazonensis SB2B genome, one window contains:
- a CDS encoding DUF5610 domain-containing protein, producing MEIRPPQPNHGATVSQVAKDKSPVAGKNHGETVAVVASQKTAAHSSRALMNAAILSAQQEVNLSAADEPMVLLYRAAIEAINEQLAPTMGEQAIERLAEEGVDTSPEATAGRIVDFATQFFSLYQSQNSSQPLEQQLEGFMGVIGGAIDQGFKEARDILSGLKVLEGDIADGVDRTYALVQQGLKDFAQKMNPQSKEESAAG from the coding sequence ATGGAAATTCGCCCTCCCCAACCCAATCACGGTGCCACCGTGTCTCAAGTGGCAAAAGATAAAAGCCCTGTCGCTGGTAAAAACCATGGTGAGACGGTTGCCGTCGTTGCCAGCCAGAAGACAGCCGCACATTCAAGCCGTGCCTTGATGAACGCTGCGATACTCTCTGCACAGCAGGAGGTTAATTTAAGTGCAGCCGACGAACCCATGGTATTACTGTATCGTGCCGCTATCGAAGCCATTAATGAACAGCTCGCGCCCACAATGGGGGAACAGGCCATTGAGCGCCTCGCCGAGGAAGGTGTTGATACCTCACCCGAAGCCACGGCTGGCAGAATAGTTGATTTTGCCACCCAATTCTTCAGCCTCTATCAGTCTCAAAATAGCAGCCAGCCATTGGAACAGCAGTTGGAAGGGTTTATGGGGGTGATTGGCGGTGCTATTGATCAGGGCTTTAAAGAGGCCAGAGACATACTCAGTGGTCTTAAGGTGCTGGAAGGGGATATCGCAGATGGCGTTGATAGGACCTACGCTCTGGTGCAGCAGGGGCTTAAGGATTTTGCCCAGAAGATGAATCCACAAAGTAAAGAAGAGAGTGCAGCAGGATAA
- a CDS encoding ferredoxin--NADP reductase, with the protein MWVEGRVLQRRDWTDKLFSLRIDAKIAPFIAGQFIKLSLPSEDKRIARAYSLVNPPRTDYIEVLAVAVEEGELSPRLQDLSPGDVLQVSASATGFLTLNELPDAPAAGRQLWMLATGTAVGPFISMLGTEEPWQRFEHLVLVYGVRRAEDLAYLDELQALAASRPGLQLILSVTRESVPGAMQLRIPDALASGALEAASGLTLSAEHSQVMICGNPEMVASTQALLLERGLSKNLRRAPGQITVEKYW; encoded by the coding sequence ATGTGGGTTGAAGGCCGGGTGTTGCAGCGAAGGGATTGGACCGACAAGTTGTTCAGTCTCAGGATTGACGCCAAAATAGCGCCCTTTATCGCGGGCCAGTTTATCAAACTCAGTTTACCCAGCGAGGATAAGCGCATTGCCCGTGCTTATTCTCTGGTTAACCCTCCCAGAACCGATTATATCGAGGTGCTGGCCGTTGCCGTTGAAGAGGGCGAGCTCTCTCCAAGGCTGCAGGACTTAAGCCCTGGTGATGTACTTCAGGTTTCGGCCAGTGCAACCGGCTTTTTAACCTTGAATGAATTACCCGACGCTCCTGCAGCTGGGCGTCAGCTTTGGATGCTGGCCACAGGCACCGCCGTTGGCCCCTTTATTTCCATGCTTGGCACCGAGGAGCCCTGGCAAAGGTTTGAACACCTGGTGCTTGTGTATGGGGTTCGCCGGGCTGAGGATTTGGCTTATCTTGACGAGTTGCAAGCCCTGGCAGCAAGCAGGCCCGGACTGCAGCTCATCTTATCGGTTACCCGGGAGTCAGTACCCGGAGCCATGCAACTGAGGATACCCGATGCGTTGGCCTCTGGCGCGCTCGAAGCTGCCAGCGGCCTTACATTGTCTGCCGAGCATTCTCAGGTGATGATTTGTGGTAACCCCGAGATGGTTGCAAGCACCCAGGCATTGTTGCTGGAACGTGGTCTTAGTAAAAACCTTCGCAGGGCACCCGGGCAAATCACCGTGGAAAAATACTGGTAA
- a CDS encoding glutathione S-transferase codes for MKLLCSAPSPYSRMVRIMVRYLELDVEELNTNPLDNGDTLLSANPLGQIPCLFLNDGAALYDSEVICRYLDATYAKSQLFGEPGLDWHAQCQFSLLKGLIDSAVKLRQEQMREEEGVRSAFWTSRFEEALLRGIRELERQGAGSSDRINARSMALVCLLDYMDYRHPALEWRNLAPALTLWFEEVRELPIFRETRPDIVC; via the coding sequence ATGAAGCTTTTATGCTCTGCACCTTCGCCTTATTCCCGCATGGTCCGAATCATGGTGCGCTACCTGGAATTGGATGTCGAAGAGCTGAACACCAATCCATTGGATAATGGTGATACCTTGCTCAGTGCCAATCCGCTGGGGCAAATTCCCTGTTTGTTTTTGAACGATGGCGCCGCCTTATATGACAGCGAAGTGATCTGCCGCTACCTTGATGCGACCTACGCCAAGAGTCAGTTGTTTGGTGAGCCTGGTTTGGATTGGCATGCCCAGTGCCAGTTTTCACTGCTGAAAGGGCTTATCGACAGTGCAGTAAAACTGCGGCAGGAACAGATGCGTGAAGAAGAGGGGGTACGCTCAGCGTTTTGGACCTCGCGTTTTGAAGAGGCGCTCTTGAGGGGGATTCGTGAGCTTGAGCGTCAGGGCGCAGGTTCTTCTGACCGCATCAATGCCCGCAGCATGGCGTTGGTGTGTTTATTGGATTATATGGACTACCGACATCCGGCACTGGAATGGCGTAACCTTGCTCCCGCTCTGACACTGTGGTTTGAAGAGGTACGCGAACTGCCAATATTCCGTGAAACCCGTCCGGATATTGTCTGCTAA
- a CDS encoding Fe(3+) ABC transporter substrate-binding protein has translation MKLSKGVLLAGLACLTGSAMAADTLTVYSYRQAFLIEPILAEFTKETGIQTQLVFAKDGIAERLQREGRLSPADLVLTSEFSKLMELVDKDLVDKVQSPVLESNIPAQLRSVDGDWYALTVRTRSLYSSKERLGKLDIDYEDLADPKYKGKICTRSGKHPYNISLVASMIANKGEAETKVWLEGLKANLARKPQGNDRAQVKAVKEGLCDIAIGNSYYFGAMMQDPEQKSWAEAVYINFPNQANRGTHINVSGMAMPKYAPNKEQAVKLMEFLASDKAQHAYAEVNMEYPVKVDVKPSEMVASWGEFKADTLAIEKLAEYHGAAVKLLDEVKFDL, from the coding sequence ATGAAATTGTCCAAAGGGGTATTGTTAGCAGGCTTGGCCTGCTTGACCGGCTCTGCCATGGCGGCTGATACGTTGACTGTCTATTCCTATCGGCAGGCGTTTTTGATCGAGCCCATACTGGCAGAATTCACAAAAGAAACTGGCATTCAAACCCAGCTGGTATTTGCCAAAGATGGCATAGCAGAGCGTTTGCAACGTGAAGGTCGCCTGTCTCCGGCGGATTTGGTATTGACCTCCGAGTTCTCAAAGCTGATGGAACTGGTTGATAAGGATCTGGTGGACAAGGTGCAAAGCCCCGTACTCGAGAGCAACATTCCAGCACAGTTGCGCTCTGTCGATGGCGATTGGTATGCCCTGACGGTGCGTACCCGCAGCCTGTACTCTTCAAAAGAACGGCTGGGTAAGCTGGATATCGACTATGAAGATCTGGCCGATCCCAAATACAAAGGTAAAATCTGCACCCGCAGCGGTAAGCACCCCTACAACATCTCACTGGTCGCTTCCATGATTGCCAATAAGGGCGAGGCCGAAACCAAAGTGTGGCTCGAAGGCCTGAAAGCCAATCTGGCGCGTAAACCTCAGGGGAATGACAGGGCCCAGGTCAAGGCCGTAAAGGAAGGCCTGTGTGATATCGCCATTGGCAACAGCTATTACTTTGGTGCCATGATGCAGGACCCTGAGCAAAAGAGCTGGGCCGAAGCCGTATACATCAACTTCCCAAACCAGGCTAACCGCGGCACCCACATCAATGTGTCCGGCATGGCCATGCCAAAATATGCTCCCAACAAGGAGCAGGCCGTTAAGCTGATGGAGTTTTTGGCATCGGACAAGGCACAACATGCCTATGCTGAAGTCAATATGGAATACCCTGTAAAAGTCGATGTAAAGCCCTCAGAGATGGTGGCCTCCTGGGGCGAATTCAAAGCCGACACGCTGGCCATTGAAAAGCTTGCCGAGTATCACGGTGCTGCCGTGAAATTGCTCGATGAAGTGAAATTCGATCTCTGA
- a CDS encoding ABC transporter permease produces the protein MVVGLPKRWSFLGFFIAFLFLTPLLALLATAAFPDGEVFAHLADTVLPTYILNTLLLMLGVGLLSALLAIPAAWLVARCEVPGRRFFQWALLLPLAMPAYVVAYVYTDLLDYPGPIQRAVRALLGIDAGADYWFPDIRSLGGATLILAFVLFPYIFLLARTAFMEQSLSLLQASRLMGASERESFWRLALPMARPAIAAGVALVAMETAADFATVSYFAVPTLTTAVYDTWLGYGSLASASKLSMIILVAVFLLIWLERFARRRQQLFQRQALTGQIPRLRLGRWRWLGLGYCSLLLFLSFLLPLAILLGYAVRYFDLSWQGDFWRYSWSSFSLSAIAAVLCVVFALVLLFIARISPRAQDAMPARLASTGYALPGTVLAIGVLGPLTWLDFGLNDFCAWLGIDGPGLLFTGSTIALIFAFCVRFIAIAIGGIENSWRRLSPSLDMAALSMGRGPVGLFFKVHLPLLRTGILASLLLVFIEAMKELPAALLLRPIGFENLATKVFEYVSDERLEQGALGAIVIVLVGLIPLVFLNRSIEKES, from the coding sequence ATGGTAGTTGGATTGCCCAAGCGCTGGTCGTTTTTGGGTTTTTTTATTGCTTTTCTGTTTTTAACGCCGCTGCTGGCGCTGTTGGCTACCGCCGCCTTTCCCGATGGCGAGGTGTTTGCACACCTGGCCGACACAGTGCTGCCCACCTATATCCTCAATACCCTGCTGCTGATGCTGGGTGTTGGCTTGCTCTCGGCACTGCTGGCGATTCCCGCAGCCTGGCTGGTGGCGCGCTGCGAAGTGCCGGGCAGACGCTTTTTTCAATGGGCTTTGCTGCTGCCACTTGCGATGCCAGCCTATGTGGTGGCCTACGTATACACCGACCTGCTTGACTATCCTGGGCCAATCCAGCGTGCCGTGAGGGCGCTGCTTGGCATTGATGCCGGCGCCGACTATTGGTTTCCTGATATCCGCAGCCTTGGCGGGGCCACGCTTATCCTGGCGTTTGTGCTTTTTCCGTACATCTTTTTGCTGGCCCGCACCGCCTTTATGGAGCAATCACTGAGTTTGCTGCAAGCATCCCGTTTGATGGGCGCCAGCGAGCGGGAAAGCTTCTGGCGTTTGGCACTGCCCATGGCAAGGCCCGCCATTGCAGCCGGTGTGGCGCTGGTTGCCATGGAAACTGCCGCCGACTTCGCCACTGTCAGTTATTTTGCTGTGCCTACCCTGACCACGGCGGTGTACGACACCTGGCTTGGCTATGGCAGTCTGGCCTCGGCTTCCAAGCTGTCGATGATCATTTTGGTGGCGGTATTTTTACTCATCTGGCTGGAGCGATTTGCCCGGCGCAGGCAGCAGCTGTTTCAGCGCCAGGCGCTTACCGGACAAATCCCCCGCCTGCGTCTGGGACGCTGGCGTTGGCTGGGCTTGGGCTATTGCAGCTTGTTGCTGTTTCTCTCTTTCCTGTTACCCTTAGCCATCCTGCTGGGCTATGCCGTGCGCTACTTTGATCTGAGCTGGCAGGGCGATTTCTGGCGTTACAGTTGGAGCAGTTTTTCACTCTCCGCCATCGCAGCCGTGCTTTGTGTTGTATTTGCGCTGGTGCTGCTGTTTATTGCCCGTATCAGCCCGCGAGCGCAGGATGCGATGCCCGCAAGGCTTGCATCAACGGGTTATGCCTTACCGGGTACAGTGCTTGCCATCGGCGTACTGGGACCCCTGACCTGGCTCGATTTTGGTCTTAACGATTTCTGTGCCTGGCTGGGCATTGATGGCCCCGGGCTGCTGTTTACCGGCAGCACCATCGCCCTGATATTTGCGTTTTGTGTGCGCTTTATTGCCATTGCCATCGGAGGCATTGAAAACAGCTGGCGGCGGCTGTCGCCTTCCCTCGATATGGCGGCGCTCTCCATGGGGAGGGGGCCGGTTGGCCTGTTCTTCAAGGTGCATTTACCGCTGCTTCGCACCGGCATTTTGGCCTCGTTGCTGCTGGTGTTTATTGAGGCCATGAAGGAGTTACCGGCAGCGCTGCTGTTAAGACCCATTGGATTTGAAAACCTTGCAACCAAGGTGTTTGAGTATGTGTCCGATGAGCGGCTGGAGCAGGGGGCTCTTGGCGCCATAGTGATTGTATTGGTGGGACTGATTCCTTTGGTGTTTTTAAACCGTTCCATCGAGAAGGAGAGCTGA